Proteins from a single region of Syngnathus typhle isolate RoL2023-S1 ecotype Sweden linkage group LG10, RoL_Styp_1.0, whole genome shotgun sequence:
- the LOC133161025 gene encoding lysophosphatidylcholine acyltransferase 1 produces the protein MRMRTRRQCAMEGDGKKMDQAPPFRNPFVHVLRFTPMEKAKVAVMTVTLFPIRLLIAAFMMLLAWPFAFVASAGRSETTVEPQCLWRRLVDIILRIIMRVMWFAGGFHWITVKGQRALPAEAPILTLAPHSSYFDAIPVTMTMASIVMKAESKDIPLWGTLIKYIRPVFVSRSDQDSRKKTVEEIKRRAHSGGEWPQIMIFPEGTCTNRSCLITFKPGAFIPAVPVQPVVMRYPNKLDTITWTWQGPGAFKILWLTLCQLHNVFEIEFLPIYTPSEEEKRNPALFAINVRHVMAKALEVPITDYSFEDCQLAMAEGQLRLPVETCLLEFSKLVRRLGLKPQNTEKVLQGYANRARKLEGKTLCLEDFAQFLDVHVSDMLQDMFSLFDEHEDNSVDIREYVIALSVVCRPSKSLETLKLAFKMFEAEEDGAITETELAVILKTALGVTHLSITCLFAAIDSEDTGKITFESFRSFVEEHMDFAEEYLYPENPGLLSGTCQHQQTKTRLSFHNAHDPANSKITNGVCPDFSPNDHDSTIHELFKKHN, from the exons ATGAGGATGCGGACTCGGAGACAATGTGCGATGGAGGGTGATGGGAAGAAGATGGACCAAGCGCCTCCGTTTAGAAACCCTTTTGTACATGTCTTGAGATTCACCCCCATGGAAAAAGCAAAG GTGGCAGTTATGACAGTCACGCTGTTTCCCATCCGTCTTCTCATAGCTGCATTTATGATGCTGCTGGCTTGGCCTTTTGCGTTTGTGGCCTCAGCGGGACGCTCTGAGACTACTGTTGAACCTCAGTGCCTCTGGAGAAG ACTGGTCGACATCATTTTGAGGATCATCATGCGGGTCATGTGGTTTGCAGGTGGCTTTCATTGGATAACTGTTAAAGGGCAGAGGGCATTGCCTGCCGAAGCGCCCATTCTCACTCTGGCACCCCACTCTTCTTATTTTGATGCCATCCCAGTCACAATGACAATGGCTTCTATTGTCATGAAAGCTGAAAGCAAGGATATACCCTTGTGGGGAA CTTTGATAAAGTACATCAGGCCAGTGTTTGTATCACGATCAGACCAGGACTCAAGAAAGAAGACCGTGGAAGAGATCAAACGCAGAGCCCACTCTGGAGGGGAATGGCCACAG ATCATGATTTTTCCAGAGGGAACCTGCACAAATAGATCCTGCCTCATCACCTTTAAACCAG GAGCCTTCATCCCAGCAGTACCAGTGCAACCGGTTGTGATGAGATACCCAAATAAATTG GATACAATCACATGGACATGGCAAGGGCCTGGAGC GTTTAAAATCTTGTGGCTGACACTGTGCCAGCTACACAATGTCTTTGAAATAGAG TTCCTTCCCATCTACACCCCCTCTGAGGAAGAGAAAAGGAACCCTGCTCTCTTTGCTATCAACGTGAGGCATGTCATGGCCAA AGCCCTTGAGGTCCCAATCACAGATTACTCCTTTGAGGACTGCCAGCTCGCCATGGCAGAAGGCCAGTTGAGACTGCCAGTTGAAACTTGTCTGTTGGAGTTTTCCAAACTTGTTAGGAGACTAGG GCTTAAACCCCAAAACACCGAAAAGGTGCTGCAGGGTTATGCGAACAGAGCCAGGAAGCTGGAAGGAAAGACGCTTTGCTTGGAAGACTTTGCTCAGTTCTTGGATGTGCACGTTTCAGATATGTTACAAGACATGTTTTCCCtttttgatgag CATGAAGATAATAGCGTGGATATCCGAGAATATGTGATTGCCTTATCTGTTGTATGCAGACCTTCCAAAAGTCTGGAAACACTGAAATTGGCCTTCAAG ATGTTTGAGGCTGAGGAGGATGGCGCTATAACAGAGACCGAGTTGGCAGTTATTCTGAAGACCGCTTTGGGAGTTACTCACCTCAGTATCACTTGCTTGTTTGCTGCCATTGACAGTGAAGACACAGGAAAGATCACATTTG AGAGTTTCAGGAGCTTTGTGGAAGAACACATGGACTTTGCAGAGGAATACCTGTACCCTGAAAATCCTGGCCTCCTGAGTGGTACCTGCCAGCATCAACAAACAAAGACAAGGCTTTCTTTTCACAATGCGCATGACCCTGCCAACAGCAAAATAACTAACGGTGTCTGCCCTGATTTCAGCCCCAATGATCATGACAGCACAATCCATGAACTCTTCAAGAAACACAATTGA